A genomic region of Caldisericota bacterium contains the following coding sequences:
- a CDS encoding peptidylprolyl isomerase: MSQAKNGDTVKVQYTGKFVDGTTFDTSVNKAPLQFSIGKGMVIPGFEKAVIGMSIGESKSIKIPASEAYGLYRKELVIEIKKDNIPENLNPAIDQQLELIGSNGQKFIGRVTNVSELTVTLDANHFLAGKDLFFDIQLVEIV, translated from the coding sequence ATGTCACAGGCAAAAAATGGAGATACTGTTAAAGTTCAATATACGGGGAAGTTTGTGGATGGAACGACATTTGATACATCAGTTAATAAAGCGCCATTACAATTTTCAATAGGAAAGGGTATGGTAATTCCAGGATTTGAGAAGGCAGTGATAGGGATGAGTATTGGTGAATCAAAAAGCATTAAAATTCCTGCAAGCGAGGCCTATGGTCTTTATCGTAAAGAATTGGTCATAGAGATAAAAAAAGATAATATACCTGAAAATTTAAACCCTGCAATTGACCAGCAATTGGAATTAATCGGGAGCAATGGACAGAAGTTTATTGGCAGAGTAACTAATGTTTCCGAGCTAACTGTAACATTGGATGCCAATCATTTTTTGGCAGGCAAAGATTTATTTTTTGATATCCAACTTGTTGAGATTGTTTGA
- a CDS encoding DMT family transporter, with protein sequence MKKQKQSYTYAIIAVLLWSTVASAFKISLRYLDFLQLLFYASIASIIFLFVVLLIQNKLYLLKSYSQKDYLHSALFGFLNPFLYYIILFKAYSLLPAQEAQPLNYTWPIMLVLLSIPLLGQKVGLKSFFAISISFLGVLVISVQGNILGFRFANLNGALLALGSAVVWALFWIYNTRDKRDDIAKLLLNFIFGFIYLLIVFLFFSKRIIPDIKGFLGAIYVGLFEMGITFVLWSKALKLSKTTAKISNFIYLVPFLSLIWVHFLVGETILFSTIIGLIFIVIGIVLQQYRSLA encoded by the coding sequence ATGAAAAAGCAGAAGCAATCTTATACTTATGCAATAATTGCTGTATTACTATGGTCAACTGTTGCCTCTGCTTTTAAAATTTCGTTGCGATATTTAGACTTTCTTCAGCTGCTTTTTTATGCTTCTATTGCTTCAATAATATTTCTATTTGTTGTTTTATTGATTCAAAATAAATTGTATTTACTTAAAAGTTATTCACAGAAAGATTATTTACATTCTGCATTGTTTGGATTTTTGAATCCTTTTTTGTATTACATTATTTTATTTAAGGCTTATTCTCTGCTTCCTGCACAAGAAGCGCAGCCATTGAATTATACCTGGCCGATAATGCTTGTTTTATTATCGATTCCTTTACTTGGACAAAAAGTAGGACTCAAAAGTTTTTTTGCTATCAGTATTAGTTTTCTCGGTGTTCTTGTAATTTCTGTGCAAGGAAATATTTTAGGGTTCAGGTTTGCCAATTTAAATGGCGCATTACTGGCTTTGGGTAGTGCGGTAGTTTGGGCTTTATTTTGGATTTATAATACACGTGATAAGCGTGATGATATTGCTAAGTTGTTACTCAATTTTATATTTGGCTTTATTTATTTACTTATTGTGTTTCTGTTTTTTTCTAAAAGAATTATACCCGACATCAAAGGGTTTCTGGGAGCAATCTATGTTGGTTTGTTTGAAATGGGAATTACTTTTGTGTTATGGTCGAAAGCATTAAAATTATCTAAAACAACTGCCAAAATTAGCAATTTTATCTATTTGGTTCCTTTTCTCTCCTTAATATGGGTTCATTTTTTAGTTGGTGAAACAATATTATTTTCAACAATAATAGGATTAATTTTTATTGTTATTGGTATAGTTTTACAGCAATATAGAAGTCTGGCCTAA